From the genome of Oryza glaberrima chromosome 1, OglaRS2, whole genome shotgun sequence:
ATGGTGTGACGACGCCATGTAAGCTTCGGTGGGCCTGGACGGCCAGAGGTGCCAACAGCCACGTCCAACAACCCCTGGGTCCCCCCCTAACACTCCAAACAGTAGTGAGTAGTGTCTCGTCGCGTTTTAGTATTTGATGACAAACAAAGTGTGAGTTGAGTTAGCCACCACCAACTTGCACACGAGCACATACATTTGTGTCCATTCTCGCCAGTCACTTCCATCTCTAGTCCTAACTCCTATCTAACGATGTAAGCGGATAATTTCATCATCCGTATATAAACCTGTTTGTTATAGTTAATTTCCTATATGATACTATAACAGTATacattttaaaagaaaacaaaattaggATAAACAGGCCCTGCTCCTATCCATCCATGGCACTTGGAAGGACCAGACTCGGTCATGCCATGCCAAGCCAAGATATGGATTATGGAAGAgtagagaagaggagagatgaGAGATAAGCATGCGTTCTCCTCCTCGTTGGATGTGTATTTTGGAGGGATTTGTGTAGTAGTAGCAGCGGCGCCGCGGGGACGGATGCGGATGGTGGCGCTTTCGGTGGCGTTTTCCCGGGGGGGGGTTGGTTTGGCGCTTGGGGGGGATGGCATGGCGCGGCGTGCGGCTGCACGCCacacacacgcgcgcgcacgcacgtacgtcgtcgtcgccgcgggcgGACGGTAGCTTAGGGTGGTGTGTTCCGCGCGCGGGCGCGGATTGTTCCATGCCGATCGATTTGGCGCCACCCTCGCCGCGGCTCTTGTCGCGTCGTGCGCCTCTCTCGCGCGGTTTGTCCTTGTCGCGTTGCTCAGCCGGCGACGGGGGCACGGACATTGGCGATGTAGCCCTGCACGTGTCGGCCTCTCCGTTGATGAATGatgatgtatgtatgtatttttttttgtctgaaggAATTTGTGGGGAATTGTTGTGTGTGCAGGCGCTGTCGAACGGGAGGTATAAGAGCTGCCTGCACAGGGCGGTGGTGAAccagcggcgggagcggcggtcgCTGGCGTTCTTCCTGTGCCCGCGGGAGGACAGGGtggtgcggccgccgccgagcgccgccacgccgcggcACTACCCGGACTTCACCTGGGCCGACCTCATGCGCTTCACGCAGCGCCACTACCGCGCCGACACCCGCACGCTCGACGCCTTCACGCGCTGgctcgcgccgccggccgccgacgccgccgcgacggcgcagGTCGAGGCGGCCAGCTGATCGCCGAACGGAACGAAACGGAACGAACAGAAGCCGATTTTTGGCGGGGCCCACGTGGGGGATTTGCCCACGTGAGGCCCCACGTGGACAGTGGGCCCGGGCGGAGGTGGCACCCACGTGGACCGCGGGCCCCGCGCCGCCTTCCAATTTTGGACCCTACCGCTGTACATATTCATATATTGCAAGAAGAAGCAAAACGTACGtgtgggttgggttgggctTCTCTctattactaaaaaaaatataatggaaCGACGGATGAATGGATGCttatttatttatctaaatTGAATTCGAATTCGGCTCATGGATTTCGCGAATGTGCATGGTGGATGCCCGCCTCGATGAATCCGCTTTGTCCGATAgagaaatttgaatttaaatccGGGACCTGGATTTTGCAATGTGGACGGGTGTGCTTTGCGAAATCTGCTTTGTTCGATATCGCTGCACAAAACATGCGGTGGGCCCTGCATGAGAATCCGCTTCTTCTTTGTTGCCTTGGTAGGCGAAATCGTATATGGTCCCAACGATTTTCTTTGTTTGGGTTCAACATAAATGGGAGTTTTTATGAATTTAGGCTTATCTACATCAGAGCTACTCCTAATTTGGACGGGAGCGGAGAGACCACGACAAACTGTCTATTGTGCTGTCTGATTCGGCAGAATTTAAAATTGTTCTAGTTGTAGTTGAAGCAGCATTTTTTGGGGATGGGCCTGATAGCTAGGCTAGCTAGCTGTTTTATTTCTTTGTGATATGATGAACCAATCGTGTTCTTCTCATACTTGTTTAAGTTGGCCAATATAGGATTAATGCAGAGTATCCAAGGGTTTTAAGATGGATCTAGTTAAGATTTGGAGAACATAATCTACAATCATCAGCAACACTAATTATAACTAAATCAACTTGCCTTTTGAGTTCTCCGCAAATATCAGAacgcttttttcttttctttttttttttttttgaggaggGGGGGAGCACAAAATCGGAGTGAAATTCGGGATTCCCATTCAACCACTTCCAACCATGCCAAATCCCGGATGGTTTTTGTTTCTTGGCACTAAGTGATCGGTCACGTTTTCACAGTAGTTGATAACTTGCAACTTGCAATCACTCTATCTTCAGCTGCTCCACTGGATTCAACGTCCGTAGGAGCAGTAACTTGTCACAATGCTGAGCAGAAAATAACCGCTAGGAATATCAAATTGCACAAAATTATAATGTCACTGTTGAGTGATGAGCAGTAACCCATGAAAGAATCCAAAGTTCCCATGAGTTCCAGAATGTTTGACTGATATGACAGACAAACTTTTGTAAGGTTCTCCTAAATAACACAAAGAAATTTCTCGTACACTACATGGCTGTATGGATTGAACATAATTTGCCTGTGACACTTGTCACACTTGTGACACTTCCAGGTTCCAATACAACCTTACAGCAATGGAGCAAGAGCACAGCAAGAAGAGAATATAGAGTGCATTTGTTtggcaagaaagaaaaaaaaatgattctacAATTACATCAAGGCTTATGCCTTTTCAGAATCAACAAGAATAGTATGCATATCTAGAGCCAAAATTCAGTCTAATGTACCACTAACCAGTAACAGTTCTCTTGAACATCTGTATATTTCACATGCTTGCCTCGATCTCCTTGGGCCGCCACATGGACTTTTGGACACATAGAAGACCCTCGTTACCCTTGGTGTAGGTCATGCGAACCTCCCACTGAAGCGACTTTACCATGCCTTGCAGTTCGTTTATTGTCTCTGCATTATCCCTCACAATCAGCTTTCCTTCTGGCCTCAATATTCTGTCGACCTCCGCAAACACCGGCAACAATTTGCATCTGGAAACAAACAATATAATAGCTTAAGCATTAATAAGATTCAATTATGCACAAACATGCTCTTCAAACTACATGAAAAGGCTAACCCAGCATGACATAAGTCCTTCATTCGTTATATTTTGGTTAAGCAACTAACTAGCATGAAACAACTGTGAGCATggagagaataaaaaaaactgaccTCTTTTTTAGCTTTGAGAAGAGATGGTCTGCATGCAGAAGGTCGTATGTTCTCGGGTAAGTGCTGAAAGATTCACACCAGTCATGGTACATACCAAACAAGCCACGCTCATAAATAATGGGCAGCGTGTCTGCTGAATCCGTTGGCACAATATTCATAACCCAGACTTTTTGGTCCCTCAAAGCTGCAGCGAAACTGCAATGCAACAATGTAAAACAATAGGTAAGTGAGGAAATAAAATGAGGTACTAGAACAGAGTCTTGCTATCGTTGGCCTTTAACAACACATGCTGAAATGGGAGGTTTTTGAAAATTAACCGCACTGTCAATTACGGGGGTGGGGGGGCTAAGAATCGAAATAAATAAGGTTgtaaaatatattcttttttcctaTGACACTAGCACATTTTGTGGATTTCACTCAGTGAACTCTTCTTTTCACAAAGTTGTAGACCAAGCCTTGGGAAGGGCATTAACATATATGCTAGGTTTATCAATAAATTGTAACGAATATCGATTCTACTCAAACTATTTGTTCCAATGGGATTGAGAAAGCAAGCCATTTACTTACCCTCCATATACAGCTCTCATGTCCATGACGTTTCTTACTTTAGACCAGTCGATTCCCATGCCATTCACATAAGATTTACTTACGACTCGTTTCCAATGAGCATAATCAGCCTCAAAATCTTCGTTTCCTGGTTTTCCATAGACTCCAACATGAGAGTCATCTATCCAGTAGGGGGTCTTCTCAAGCCTTTGTGGCCATGTCTCTGGCCATTTTGACCCTCGGACTGATTGGCCAGCAGGCAATTTGTGCATACATGCTTGCAAAGGTACATTCCTGCATTTCAAAAGTTTGTTCAAAATAAAGCATAGAAACACTTCAGATATGAATATACGGTCCACTGAAAGAACATTAACTATTCATACCATGCAGCATCAGCATCATCAGTTTCCTTGCATAACGGTGGGCTGTTTTCTGGTCTTTTCTCATAGCAACTGTTGTCCATTGGCTTCTGATATATGGCCATACCAACTTGATTTAACTTATCCTTAGTCTTGTTAACCATTTTCCAGCACATGGCCTTTGTTAGAGAAGACATGGCTGAAAACAGTGAACAATTATGTCAGGCCTGGTGTGTCTACATGAAAATCAGCTCATAGCGtgtatttcaagaaaaaaaggaCAAGCTATGCCTCTAATGCTTACAAAGAGTTTCTATTTCTGAatagttttcttcttttttttttgtgggtgggtgggtgggtggggccgtggggggggggggggggggggagggggagcaaAAACTTTACAACTATGAACTTTAGTTAAAATGTATAGGCTGGGCCTTTTTCATTTGTGGAGCAACCTAGGGCATAATCATTCATCTTGGATATTGAATCTGGTCTCAAAGGCAGTATGATCATTGTTTTTCATTTGCTGCACAAGATGCGACTAGATGCTATACTGATGGATTTGCATTTACCACAAAataggagggggggggggggcttttTTAAACACGTGAACACATTGCAACTTCATTCAATTTGAGCAAGATTAAATAAGAACAGTACAATACCATTCCAAATCTCGACATCTTCAGGGAGCTTCTGGTAAACAGGAGTGGCAGACCAGACGAAGTAACCACCAGGGCGTAATAGGCGGTTCAGTTCCAGCAATAGCATGCCACCTGACAGAAAATGTAACCATCACGATTTATATcagtttttttaagggaaatataaaataaaataatgccaCCAACAAGACAGACCTTCAATGTGCCAAGGGACCCTGCAGCGAGCGCAATGAATGACATCAAAGACCCTGCTGGGGTATGGGAGCCTTTTGGTGCCCATGACAGCTGATATTGCTGGAATACCTCTCTCAAGTGCAAACTGTACTTGAGCTTCATGCTCGTCTTTTGGGGCAAATGACATCGTGAGTACATCTCTCTCAAACATGTACCCTCCAAAGCTAGCAACTCCACAGCCAACATCTAGAATGACACGGCTTCGTTTGCCCCACGCAATATCAGGTAATGCCTGCAGAAAGCAGTATGAGCCTAGTGTGGAAATGAATGAGAACGTGTGTATAGTGTAAATATCTGCTTCTGTTCTTCACAAACACAGCATGGAAATTTCATCATGATGGTACAATACTACTCACTCTGGACAAAAATAACTAAACATCAACATTTTTTCCACAATCTTCGAGATGCAACTTCGACCACAATTCTATTTTAGAAAACTTaataaaatctaataagtttATGAGATTATTGGAACTgcatttcaagacaaatctatacatacgATTTTTATGTTTTCGGATTAGGTATTTTAAACAAATTTAGTCAAAGTTTCGAAAGCTTGAGTGCTTGAGTCCAAAAGCCCAAGTAGTTATGTCCAGAGAGAgtgcattttttatttatgtaCCAATGCAAGGAAAACGCTTACAAAAGAACAAAACTAGTAGCTGTGTGATATTCCCTAAGTCCAATCCAACTTTATAGAATGTTATTAAGGGAGTCAGATGTTAACAAGTACAATACATTTAGATTTTCCTACAGCTTGTGCAAAACCAATGAGTGATGCATGAAAGTATGAATGTAATAAGGGCTACTCGGATAATGATCATAAACCTGCTGAATAGTATCAATGTAGTGAAGTGCACCATTCTTGAACTGAGTGCCACCCCCGGGAAATAGGAGATGATCCCCAGAAACTTTAACCCAGTTTTGGTGCCCCTTGTACTCAGCAAGCTTAGTGTGGGGGACATTGCTGTACCACACCTACAAGGAAACGTGTCAATTTAGTACCTGAGAAGAAAAATAAGCCTTGACATATTCAAAAGTATTCAACATTGCAAAAACAtcataaaaatacaaaattaccTTGTCCCTGCTCGTGGGCCACTCAACTGGGCATTTATATCCTTCAGGAAGTGGAACAACACAGGTAGGAGGCTCCACAGGGCAATGCCTCTCACGGTGCTCATAATGTTTGGTGGTTCGAAGCTTCTTGATAGCCTTCTCATTGTCGAGGCAAGGTATGTAATCTGTTCCAGCATTGTTATTGCATAACTTCCAGTTATATGTGGTTTCATCATCTGAAGAATTTGATGCTGCTTGAGATTCCTTCTCATTCTTTGACTCTGCATCCTGTGTTTTAAATGACCCGTTCTCGGTGTTTGACTCCTTTAGAAGCTCTGATTGAGCCCCATCAGGGAATACCTCATTGGACTTTGCACCCTGACCCTTCTCCCCACTTTCATCCACTGTCTCCTCAATTTGTGGCTGGTCAGTCGTGTCCTTTGAGCCACTGCCTTCAGCCTTCTCTTCTTGATCATCTTTCCTCTCACCATCAGATTgctcatcatctttcttctcctcactcttctcctcgtcgtcgccattCTTTGAACCATCCGACTGCCCAGATCCTGATTCAGAATCCCCATCCTCCTTGGCGCTCGACTGTTCTGTTTTCCCATTTGCATCATCAAATGTATCCTTactctcctccttttctttcgGTGGCGCCTTCTCTTCACTGCTCTCCACTGGCTTCTCCACTGTGTTCTCACTGAACTTCTCTTCTTCAGAAGGGACCGTGTTATTCGGCTCCTCCGGAACCGCATTATCGTTGTTGTCCGTGTCCCCAAACCTGTCCACACCTTCAGCACTGTTgccggatgccgccgccgcctcctcggacGCGCCGTAGTTAACTCTCGCCGGCTGCTCCTTCACCGCCGCCTTCTTATTCGAGGTTATCTCCAGCGGGAAGATGGTGGATGACGTCATCATCCAGGCGCCGACCAGGCAGAGCGCCACGAACACGACGACGGTGGTCGTCGTGcagagcgacgacgacggcgacgaccgccTGCCGTCCATCTTCGAGCCTCGGCCAAATGCCATCAATCACACTCTCGCATGTACTGCAGAACAAAACCCCTATGCCGACCCGATCAAGAACTCTCACACCTAGAGCACAGCAAACCACAACATATCATCAGAAACTAGAAGTGTATAAAAGATTAAACCCGATCAGTAGATCCAAACAAGGAAACACTGGATCTGCCCATCAGTGACACCAATTGAACAATgccccaaaaaaaaggaaaaaattataTGCATTCCATTGCACGCAAAAATCGATTATTTCCATCTTCCCTAGCAAGCAAATCTCCCCTTGTCTGAACAAACATGGAAACAACCAACCCACACCAATCAAGCGCGTGCATTAAAACACCCCCGACCACACGCGGAAACCCCGCACGCTAGCTCGAATCAAAACCCGGATCTGTGTCCCCCGAGCTGAACGCAAACTAAACTAAATTAACCATCGTCCCCATGAAAACGAATCACTATAAACCATCAACCAAACGAACGAACGAGCCAAACAAAACTGAGCTATAGATCCACACCAAACTAGCACCGACACAGAAGAAGAGCAAGCGCGACGGCAATGGAGGAGGGGATCTTACCTCGCCTGGGGTTGCCGGGCTCCGGGTGGATCTCGCGGAgctgcgaggaggaggaggcgtcgcTCTGGGCTTGGGGGAAGCTGGCTGCCTCGCCGCGTTATAAAGGCGGCATACAGCTAGCGCGAGCAGGGGAGGGGAGCACCGAGAGTAGCAGTGTTGGGGGCTAGTGGAGTGAGTGGAGTGTGCCGTGTTTGTGCGTGTGAGCGAGCCGGTCGGAGAAGAGGAATTAATCAGACAACCGTACGTTCGGATTAAACTAATTACAAACTGATCAGCGGCCAAATCTTAGACCAAAAATGGTTGGATCCAGGGTCTCTGCGAATCCGTCCTCCAAATATCGCATTATTGCTGTAAATGATTAAGATGATTTTACATTGATTTTTTGGCACGTTTTTGAGATGAATATAATActtatcaaataaatttatttttaaatttatagtattaagaGATAATTAATCAGCTTTCTCGTTTTATAACTTCATCCTCAACTTCGTACTCCGTATATGTCAAACACCACCTCGTATATGGCAGCAATGTGGTGTGGAATATGGATTTGCCGAAGGGCCAAAACGGAAAGATCTCCACCCAGCGCGGATAAACAAATAGTAGTACGACGCGGGCCCACCTGCAGCGTCCCGGGCCCACGGCCCATCGCGCATTCAATCCCACCCCCACGCGGCCCGCCCACTGCACCGACAGGTAGGCCCACCGGAAACCAGGCCCGCCCACGTCCTTCCCGCCGCGGTGTCGGTGCCGCGCCACGGTGgcgcgacgtcggcgtcggccgccgcggGGGGGAGAGTACGGCGAGGTTGGGGGCAAGCCCACTGGATCGTGCGGGCTCACGGGTCACTAATGCGGCGCGGCCTACCTACCAACTAACCCACTACTCATCATCACATTGCCCATTAGCTCGTGATAATCTCATTGTTTCCTTGTTCATGTGTGTTCTACTGCCGCGCAAATGACCAAATTGTTGTGTTGAGAGTTGAGACTTGCCAAACTGCTCCTAACTCCGACCACTACTAACGAACATGGAGATTGTTATAATTTAACTCCATTCGCTGACTAATGCATTACTTattagtactactccctccatcccctaatataaggtattttgatattttacttacactgtttgatcattcgtcttattaaaaaaatagaattattatttattttatttctaacttattttattatccaaagtactttaagcacaacttttcgttttttatatttgtacaaggtatttttttaataagacgagtggtcaaacagtgtaagtgTCAAATGTTCTCTTATATTAGAGTAGGGGGGAGTACATAATTAGTCATCATCGCTTGTTAGGCTGAGGCCTCCGTTGACCTCTAGCAGTGGTGGTAGCTGTACTGTATAGAGATTGGGGTTAATCAACAGAGCTAGCTTAAGTAGGGATATCAAGTGTCACACTCTACTCACTGTCTTTTGATGGATCTCTCATTCTCATGCAGAGCCAAAGCTAAACCAAAAGACACTTTTACGAGCAGGATTAGATCGCAAGCGCACGAGGGCCCAACTGATTCGTCGAATGAGCATCAGGCGAGGTGTCAACATAAATCCACATCACCATGTTCCCTCCATTCGCTATGGTCGGTGTCATTGTTCCAGGCTCTCGGCCTATtccaaagtttagatctaaagttttgATCCAAATTTCAGtcattttttatcacatcaacctgtcatatacatacaacttttcagtcacatcatttccaatttcaatcaaaatctaaactttacgctgaactaaacacaacctaaatatCTAGTGTGACCTTTAATTGCTCTCGCTGTAGCTTGCTTAACCAAACGATCACGTGAACACAGCATATTGTACTACTTACATGTGGTGTTGTCTAACACCATCTGCAAGAATCATACAACGTAACTTAATTACCACGAGTTAGCCACAAATTTAGCAAGTTAATTAGCAAGGTAAACGGCAAAGCACAGTAAAAGGAATCATCGCTTTGAGTCGGTAAAACACTCCATGTCAGTAAAAGAATCTAGTTTATCAAGGTAGAACTAGTACTCCTTAATTACTAGGTAACTACTGTAACCCTACTGCAAAATGAAGGAACGGCtagtaatagaaaaaatgggGTGAGATTTCCATTGCTTGGAACACACTCGATCAACTACTcgagtatactccctccgtcccaaaaaaaaaagacaaaccttgaGTTTCCATATCTaattttgactgtccgtcttatatgaaatttttttataattcgtattttcattgttgttagaagataaaacataattaatattttatacgtgacttatctttttaatttttttttataatttttttaaataagacggacggtcaaatgttgggcatGAAAAACTgggtttatgtttttttttttttacggagggaggaCTTACTCGATTGCGAAGTTGGCACTCCACAACCGAGCGGCTTGCtgaattgttttttcttcaCGTCACCACGCCAATTCTGCCAAAATCACATACGCACACGCGCTTTTTGACTTGTCGTTGGGCGTTTCTTCCGCTAGCTAGCGCCGTGCCATGGTGCGCGACCATCCAACCG
Proteins encoded in this window:
- the LOC127777402 gene encoding probable methyltransferase PMT24, translating into MAFGRGSKMDGRRSSPSSSLCTTTTVVVFVALCLVGAWMMTSSTIFPLEITSNKKAAVKEQPARVNYGASEEAAAASGNSAEGVDRFGDTDNNDNAVPEEPNNTVPSEEEKFSENTVEKPVESSEEKAPPKEKEESKDTFDDANGKTEQSSAKEDGDSESGSGQSDGSKNGDDEEKSEEKKDDEQSDGERKDDQEEKAEGSGSKDTTDQPQIEETVDESGEKGQGAKSNEVFPDGAQSELLKESNTENGSFKTQDAESKNEKESQAASNSSDDETTYNWKLCNNNAGTDYIPCLDNEKAIKKLRTTKHYEHRERHCPVEPPTCVVPLPEGYKCPVEWPTSRDKVWYSNVPHTKLAEYKGHQNWVKVSGDHLLFPGGGTQFKNGALHYIDTIQQALPDIAWGKRSRVILDVGCGVASFGGYMFERDVLTMSFAPKDEHEAQVQFALERGIPAISAVMGTKRLPYPSRVFDVIHCARCRVPWHIEGGMLLLELNRLLRPGGYFVWSATPVYQKLPEDVEIWNAMSSLTKAMCWKMVNKTKDKLNQVGMAIYQKPMDNSCYEKRPENSPPLCKETDDADAAWNVPLQACMHKLPAGQSVRGSKWPETWPQRLEKTPYWIDDSHVGVYGKPGNEDFEADYAHWKRVVSKSYVNGMGIDWSKVRNVMDMRAVYGGFAAALRDQKVWVMNIVPTDSADTLPIIYERGLFGMYHDWCESFSTYPRTYDLLHADHLFSKLKKRCKLLPVFAEVDRILRPEGKLIVRDNAETINELQGMVKSLQWEVRMTYTKGNEGLLCVQKSMWRPKEIEASM